One Candidatus Zixiibacteriota bacterium DNA window includes the following coding sequences:
- the dcd gene encoding dCTP deaminase, whose protein sequence is MSVKSDRWIKEMSLKHGMIKPFSAKQVKKGVSFGLSSYGYDIRVANEFKIFTDVNSAIVDPKNFSPKSFVDLKADSILVPPNSFALARSVEYFKIPREVITICLGKSTYARCGIIVNVTPFEPEWEGHATLEISNTTPLPAKIYANEGIAQIIFLGADEVCMVSYKDKKGKYQGQKYITLPKTL, encoded by the coding sequence ATGTCGGTTAAATCGGATCGGTGGATCAAGGAGATGTCGCTCAAGCATGGCATGATTAAACCGTTCTCCGCCAAGCAGGTGAAGAAGGGTGTCAGTTTCGGATTATCGTCTTACGGATATGATATCAGAGTCGCCAACGAGTTCAAGATTTTCACGGATGTAAATTCCGCTATTGTTGACCCGAAAAATTTTTCCCCCAAGTCATTTGTCGATTTGAAAGCTGATTCGATTCTGGTGCCGCCCAACTCTTTCGCTTTGGCCCGGTCGGTCGAGTATTTCAAAATACCGCGGGAAGTGATTACTATCTGCCTGGGAAAATCAACTTATGCCCGCTGCGGAATAATTGTGAATGTAACCCCGTTCGAGCCGGAGTGGGAAGGGCACGCGACGCTGGAGATATCGAACACGACGCCGCTTCCGGCGAAAATTTACGCCAATGAAGGGATTGCTCAGATAATATTTCTGGGCGCCGATGAAGTATGTATGGTCTCGTACAAGGACAAGAAAGGAAAATATCAGGGGCAAAAATATATTACACTTCCCAAGACGCTTTAG